The window AGCACATAGATCGGATCTTGGAAATCGACAAAGCTATAATAAAACAATTCATTAAAATTTGGATGAGGGTTTACGTCAAAATGGATTTTTCCATAAAAGAATAAATCCACAAAGCTTTCCGAGCAAGTGAACACAAAGATCAATAAGGCAAACAATAGGACGCGAATCGGTTTCATCATAACACTCCACTCTCTTTTTCATTCCTACCATTTTAGACGACCGCTCCATCATTTATTCCGTCCTCCCATCCTTTTTACATTCGCTCAAAGTTTTCAAAATCCCCCCGCTGCTCTAAACAAATATTTTTATCGCATTTTTAATCCCATCATCCCTGGCCAAAATAATCATATATTTTGAAGTAGGTGATGACGAATGGATGAAGATAACAGAAACATATTCGTTGGCATATGTTGGGGAGTCCTTTTCAGCATCCCCCTTTGGATTTCTTTTTTCGGCTGGATCGGGCTGATTTCACACTGGCTTTCATACTGATTTCCATAACTGGTTCAATAAGATGATTTAACTTTTAGGTGGTTTAGTCATATAATGATAATGGGTATTGCCCAATGACAACTATTAGACAATGGGAATGATAAAAATGACTAATACGGAGATACACCAAAAGCTTTCAACAATTGTACGACCTGAAAATTTAAAAATAGATGAATTGATTCGAAACCATACCTACACCAAACTTGGCGGGAAGGCCGATTTCTTCATTACGCCCACTACTTATGAAGAGGTTCAAGGGGTGGTGAAATTTGCGATGCAGGAAAAGGTTCCTTTCACCCTGATCGGAAACGGCTCCAACTTGATCGTCAAGGATGGCGGCATTCGCGGGATCGTGTTGAATTTGAAAAATTTCAACCAGATTTCTGCAAAAGGAAATCAAGTGATTGCCCAAAGCGGCGCGCGGATCATCGATGCTTCAAGACACGCTTTGGACCAGAATCTTTCAGGACTTGAGTTTGCCTGTGGTATTCCCGGCACGGTAGGCGGGGCGTTGTTCATGAACGCCGGTGCCTATGGCGGAGAAATCAAGGACGTCCTCGAATCAGCGATAGTCGTCGATAAAAATGGCGAGCTCATCAACCGTGCGGCAGAAGACTTCGACCTGTCGTATCGTACAAGTAATATACCTGACAATGGGGATATTGTTCTGGAGGCAACATTCACTCTGAAACCAGGAAACTATGAAGACATTAAAGCAATCATGGATGACCTGACATTCAAGCGTGAATCGAAACAGCCCCTTGAATACCCTTCTTGTGGGAGTGTGTTCAAACGGCCGCCTGGCCTTTTTGCCGGCAAACTGATCCAGGACAGCAACCTGCAGGGAACAAGCATCGGCGGCGCGGAAGTTTCCACGAAGCATGCAGGGTTCATCGTCAATAAAAACAATGCTACTGCTGAAGAATACATCTCATTAATCCGCCACGTCCAAAAGACCGTCAAAGAAAAATTTGATGTGGAACTTGAGCGGGAAGTCCGGATCATTGGGGAAGATCTATAAACTTTTCAACCAGAGCCCATGCACAATTTTCGCATGGGCTTTTTACATAGAAATGATTTTTGTAAGGAGCTGATGATTATGGATTTGGAAAAAATGTTGAAGTCAATGATGACCTCAGACCAATTCAATAATTTGCCAAAAGACCAGCAGGAATTGATTCAAAATCTATTGACCAGCAAACCTGTGACTAGTGAAGTGCCCTATGCAAAAAACTATGATGAAAAGAAACTAAAACGCCCGGTAAAAAAACAGATCTATCAATTAAAAATTTCTCTTAAAGGAGCCAAGCCCCCGATTTGGAGAAGGGTGCTCGTCCCTAATTCCGTTTCTCTTCATGAGCTCCACTCGATCAT is drawn from Falsibacillus albus and contains these coding sequences:
- the murB gene encoding UDP-N-acetylmuramate dehydrogenase; this translates as MTNTEIHQKLSTIVRPENLKIDELIRNHTYTKLGGKADFFITPTTYEEVQGVVKFAMQEKVPFTLIGNGSNLIVKDGGIRGIVLNLKNFNQISAKGNQVIAQSGARIIDASRHALDQNLSGLEFACGIPGTVGGALFMNAGAYGGEIKDVLESAIVVDKNGELINRAAEDFDLSYRTSNIPDNGDIVLEATFTLKPGNYEDIKAIMDDLTFKRESKQPLEYPSCGSVFKRPPGLFAGKLIQDSNLQGTSIGGAEVSTKHAGFIVNKNNATAEEYISLIRHVQKTVKEKFDVELEREVRIIGEDL
- a CDS encoding plasmid pRiA4b ORF-3 family protein — translated: MDLEKMLKSMMTSDQFNNLPKDQQELIQNLLTSKPVTSEVPYAKNYDEKKLKRPVKKQIYQLKISLKGAKPPIWRRVLVPNSVSLHELHSIIQIVMDWSDSHLYGFVNKKNAWFEPVYEDDFGDFKEKYDSQKVYLGCP